In one Penaeus monodon isolate SGIC_2016 chromosome 20, NSTDA_Pmon_1, whole genome shotgun sequence genomic region, the following are encoded:
- the LOC119586006 gene encoding very-long-chain (3R)-3-hydroxyacyl-CoA dehydratase hpo-8-like, with translation MNPSEIVFRSQAKRSGTERRGPCQGDVGDPQLADDALPAGARGRRRSYFSSCSRAPTPCSSSGSPRLSPGRPQLMPPKPKADDPSSLGNLYLIFYNVFLTLGWLIVLIQTVHHLVHEQGNITGLWENTSSVLLIFQTLAVLEIMHSAVGLVSSSVMMVLPQVFSRLMVTWAILYSFEDSRTSIGFPMLLIAWSVTEVIRYSFYFLNILKQVPFLLTFLR, from the exons ATGAACCCGA GTGAAATCGTGTTCAGAAGCCAAGCCAAGAGGAGCGGCACCGAGCGCCGGGGTCCCTGCCAGGGGGACGTCGGCGACCCGCAGCTAGCAGACGATGCCCTTCCTGCAGGCGCGCGGGGACGTCGGCGCTCCTACTTCAGCTCCTGTAGTCGTGCTCCAACGCCTTGCTCGTCCTCGGGATCCCCACGCCTGAGTCCAGGTCGTCCTCAGCTT ATGCCTCCGAAGCCCAAGGCCGACGACCCAAGCTCCTTGGGGAACCTGTACCTCATTTTTTACAACGTGTTCCTCACTCTGgg GTGGTTGATCGTCTTGATTCAGACCGTCCACCATCTAGTTCACGAGCAAGGCAATATTACTGGACTATGGGAAAACACCAGTTCCGTGCTCCTGATTTTCCAAACGCTGGCGGTCTTAGAG ATCATGCACTCGGCTGTCGGTCTTGTGTCCTCCAGCGTAATGATGGTCCTACCACAGGTGTTCTCTCGTTTGATGGTGACTTGGGCCATCCTCTACTCTTTTGAAGACTCGCGCACCAGCATAG GATTTCCAATGCTTTTGATTGCCTGGAGTGTGACCGAAGTGATTCGCTATTCTTTCTACTTTTTGAACATCCTCAAACAAGTGcccttccttctcaccttcctcAGGTAA